One Streptomyces coeruleorubidus DNA segment encodes these proteins:
- a CDS encoding RrF2 family transcriptional regulator, with protein MRLLRSTDLALRVLMRLAVAGESSPTTRDVAAGMDVPYTHLAKVVAELQHMGLLAARRGRGGGLTLTERGRTASVGAVVRAFEGDGDVVDCEGPTPCPLNSACRLRGALRRAQEAFFASLDPITVADIVAEPTGALLLGISRGPAGPV; from the coding sequence ATGCGGCTGCTGCGCTCCACCGACCTGGCCCTGCGGGTCCTGATGCGGCTCGCCGTCGCCGGCGAGTCGAGTCCGACGACGCGGGACGTCGCCGCCGGCATGGACGTGCCGTACACCCACCTGGCGAAGGTCGTCGCCGAGCTCCAGCACATGGGCCTGCTGGCCGCCCGGCGCGGCCGCGGCGGCGGCCTCACGCTCACCGAGCGGGGCCGCACGGCGTCGGTGGGCGCCGTGGTGCGCGCCTTCGAGGGCGACGGCGACGTCGTCGACTGCGAGGGCCCCACCCCCTGCCCACTGAACTCCGCCTGCCGCCTGCGCGGCGCCCTGCGCCGGGCCCAGGAGGCGTTCTTCGCCTCACTGGACCCGATCACGGTGGCGGACATCGTGGCGGAACCGACCGGGGCGCTGCTGCTGGGGATCTCGCGGGGGCCCGCAGGGCCCGTCTGA
- a CDS encoding DUF3105 domain-containing protein — protein sequence MGSAKKSNTDRKARIEEMRRAEQARERRNRILTITASVVIVCGLVAGGVVLVRSQSDGGSDTAASDSSAKGKFVTGKDGVKTWEGKLARNHVTKAVKYASVPPVGGDHNQVWMNCNGDVYTKEINNTNAVHSLEHGAVWVTYNADAKKADIDALAAKVKKTPYTLMSPLDDQKDPIMLSAWGHQRTVTGASDPNVGKFFEKFVQGEQTPEPGAACTNGLSQ from the coding sequence ATGGGCTCCGCCAAGAAGAGCAACACGGACCGCAAGGCGCGGATAGAGGAGATGCGGCGCGCCGAGCAGGCCCGTGAGCGCCGCAACCGGATCCTCACCATCACGGCCAGCGTCGTGATCGTCTGCGGTCTCGTCGCCGGCGGTGTCGTGCTCGTGCGGTCCCAGTCCGACGGCGGCAGCGACACCGCGGCGAGTGACTCCTCGGCCAAGGGGAAGTTCGTCACGGGCAAGGACGGCGTGAAGACCTGGGAAGGCAAGCTGGCCCGCAACCACGTCACCAAGGCGGTGAAGTACGCCTCCGTGCCGCCGGTCGGCGGTGACCACAACCAGGTCTGGATGAACTGCAACGGCGACGTCTACACCAAGGAGATCAACAACACCAACGCCGTGCACTCGCTGGAGCACGGCGCGGTGTGGGTGACGTACAACGCCGACGCGAAGAAGGCCGACATCGACGCGCTCGCGGCGAAGGTGAAGAAGACGCCCTACACGCTGATGAGCCCGCTGGACGACCAGAAGGACCCGATCATGCTCTCGGCGTGGGGGCACCAGCGCACGGTGACGGGGGCGAGCGACCCGAACGTCGGCAAGTTCTTCGAGAAGTTCGTCCAGGGCGAGCAGACGCCCGAGCCGGGCGCCGCCTGCACCAACGGGCTGTCGCAGTGA
- a CDS encoding DUF305 domain-containing protein yields the protein MRQAGLIAGAAVTALVAAGAITYAVAGDDGGGRTPSAESADAGFARDMAVHHQQAVEMSYIVRDRTKDEEVRRLAYDIAQTQANQRGMMLGWLDLWGLPKVSSKPPMTWMDMGDMASGEDGALMPGMATNTELKKLGGLSGKQAEIFYLQLMTDHHKGGVHMAQGCVDKCTVGVEKRLAQGMVDAQRSEIGLMADMLKERGAAPRA from the coding sequence GTGAGGCAGGCCGGTCTGATCGCGGGGGCCGCGGTGACGGCGCTCGTCGCGGCCGGCGCGATCACCTACGCGGTCGCCGGGGACGACGGCGGCGGCCGGACCCCCTCCGCCGAGTCCGCGGACGCCGGGTTCGCGCGGGACATGGCGGTGCACCACCAGCAGGCCGTGGAGATGTCGTACATCGTGCGCGACCGCACGAAGGACGAGGAGGTGCGGCGCCTCGCGTACGACATCGCGCAGACACAGGCCAACCAGCGCGGCATGATGCTCGGCTGGCTCGATCTGTGGGGGCTGCCCAAGGTGTCCTCGAAGCCGCCGATGACCTGGATGGACATGGGCGACATGGCCTCCGGCGAGGACGGCGCGCTGATGCCGGGCATGGCGACGAACACGGAGCTGAAGAAGCTCGGCGGACTCAGCGGCAAGCAGGCGGAGATCTTCTACCTCCAGCTGATGACGGACCATCACAAGGGCGGCGTCCACATGGCCCAGGGCTGTGTCGACAAGTGCACGGTGGGCGTGGAGAAGCGGCTCGCGCAGGGCATGGTGGACGCGCAGCGGTCGGAGATCGGCCTGATGGCGGACATGCTGAAGGAGCGGGGCGCCGCGCCGCGCGCATAG
- a CDS encoding S53 family peptidase translates to MRSNRAKVRAGLSMAATLPMLAGALALGIPAAHAADHPLRDLLAGTKPAWATARADQGAASDGAGVSARVYLRGRDAAGLAAYAQAVSDPKSASYGKYLTAKQAKARFGATKAQVAAVKSWLTAAGLKVTGVTAHYVSVTGDVAAAEKAFGAQLHDFAKGSKTYRAPASTASVPASLADAVLTVTGLDNAPHMVTHDDQLPPPDTVFRNAGPFSSYYGSKTASTLPDAYGTKIPYAIKGYTGKQLRAAYGAGTRTGKGVRVAITDAYASPTIAYDAATYAGKHGDAVWKTGQLHQVLPKKYTDTKACSASGWYGEETLDVEAVHAVAPASDVTYVGAASCNDSDLLDALGKVVDHHLADIVSNSWGEVEAAQTPDLAAAYDQVFQLGAVEGIGFYFSSGDDGDEVASSGTKQVDSPANSAWVTAVGGTSLAVGKDDTYLWETGWGTEKATQSADGKSWTDFPGAFTSGAGGGTSRTVAEPWYQKGRVPGALAKANSADGNRVVPDIAAIADPNTGFLVGQTQTLPDGRTQAYGEYRIGGTSLAAPTIAAIQALAQEARGGTPIGFANPAIYSKAGSKAYHDVTDDPTGSGLAVARVDFVNGYDATGGLATSVRSLGKDSSLSAVRGYDDVTGVGTPASGYVESYRRR, encoded by the coding sequence ATGAGATCCAACCGCGCCAAGGTGCGCGCCGGGCTGAGCATGGCGGCGACACTGCCGATGCTCGCCGGCGCGCTGGCGCTCGGCATACCCGCGGCGCACGCCGCCGACCACCCGCTGCGTGACCTGCTCGCCGGGACCAAGCCCGCGTGGGCCACGGCCAGGGCCGACCAGGGCGCCGCCTCCGACGGCGCCGGGGTGTCGGCCCGCGTCTATCTCCGGGGCCGCGACGCGGCCGGCCTCGCCGCGTACGCCCAGGCCGTCTCCGACCCGAAGTCGGCCTCGTACGGCAAGTACCTGACCGCAAAGCAGGCGAAGGCCCGCTTCGGCGCGACCAAGGCCCAGGTGGCGGCCGTGAAGTCCTGGCTGACGGCCGCCGGGCTGAAGGTCACCGGCGTCACGGCGCACTACGTCTCCGTCACCGGTGACGTGGCCGCCGCGGAGAAGGCGTTCGGCGCCCAGTTGCACGACTTCGCCAAGGGCTCGAAGACCTACCGCGCCCCGGCGAGCACCGCCTCCGTGCCGGCGAGCCTGGCCGACGCCGTGCTGACCGTCACCGGCCTGGACAACGCCCCGCACATGGTCACGCACGACGACCAGCTGCCCCCGCCGGACACCGTGTTCCGCAACGCAGGGCCGTTCTCCTCGTACTACGGCTCGAAGACCGCGAGCACGCTGCCGGACGCGTACGGCACGAAGATCCCGTACGCGATCAAGGGCTACACCGGCAAGCAGCTGCGGGCCGCCTACGGCGCGGGCACCCGCACCGGCAAGGGCGTCCGGGTCGCCATCACGGACGCGTACGCCTCGCCGACGATCGCCTACGACGCGGCCACCTACGCCGGCAAGCACGGCGACGCGGTCTGGAAGACCGGCCAGCTGCACCAGGTGCTGCCCAAGAAGTACACGGACACCAAGGCCTGCTCGGCTTCCGGCTGGTACGGCGAGGAGACCCTGGACGTCGAGGCCGTGCACGCGGTCGCGCCGGCCTCGGACGTCACCTACGTGGGTGCCGCCTCCTGCAACGACAGCGACCTGCTCGACGCGCTCGGCAAGGTCGTCGACCACCACCTGGCCGACATCGTCTCCAACTCCTGGGGCGAGGTCGAGGCGGCGCAGACGCCCGACCTGGCGGCCGCCTACGACCAGGTCTTCCAGCTGGGCGCGGTCGAGGGCATCGGCTTCTACTTCTCTTCCGGCGACGACGGCGACGAGGTCGCGAGCTCCGGGACGAAGCAGGTCGACTCCCCGGCCAATTCGGCGTGGGTGACCGCTGTCGGCGGCACCTCGCTGGCCGTCGGCAAGGACGACACGTACCTGTGGGAGACCGGCTGGGGCACCGAGAAGGCCACCCAGTCGGCCGACGGCAAGAGCTGGACCGACTTCCCCGGCGCCTTCACCTCCGGCGCGGGCGGCGGCACCAGCAGGACGGTGGCGGAGCCCTGGTACCAGAAGGGCCGCGTGCCGGGCGCGCTGGCGAAGGCCAACAGCGCGGACGGCAACCGCGTCGTGCCGGACATCGCGGCGATCGCCGACCCGAACACCGGCTTCCTGGTCGGCCAGACGCAGACCCTGCCCGACGGCAGGACGCAGGCGTACGGCGAGTACCGCATCGGCGGCACCTCGCTCGCCGCGCCGACCATCGCCGCCATCCAGGCGCTGGCCCAGGAGGCCCGCGGCGGCACGCCGATCGGCTTCGCCAACCCGGCCATCTACTCCAAGGCCGGCTCGAAGGCCTACCACGACGTCACCGACGACCCGACGGGCTCCGGCCTGGCGGTGGCCCGCGTCGACTTCGTGAACGGCTACGACGCGACGGGCGGCTTGGCCACGTCCGTGCGCAGCCTGGGCAAGGACAGCTCGCTCTCGGCCGTGAGGGGCTACGACGACGTCACCGGCGTGGGCACGCCCGCGAGCGGGTACGTCGAGTCGTACCGGCGGCGCTGA
- a CDS encoding NAD+ synthase — protein MPQLRLALNQIDSSVGDLAGNTESIVRWTRHSAEQGAHLVAFPEMALTGYPVEDLALRPSFVEASRAALRSLAVRLADEGFGELPVIVGYLDRCATAQPKYGQPAGAPQNAGAVLYGGEVVLNFAKHHLPNYGVFDEFRYFVPGDSMPVLRVHGVDVALAICEDLWQDGGRVPAARSARAGLLVSINASPYERNKDDTRLELVRKRAQEAGCTTAYLAMIGGQDELVFDGDSIVVDRHGEVVARAPQFAEGCVVLDLDLPAASADAPTGVVDDGLRIDRVVLSEEPLAPYEPELTGGYADRLDDDEEVYSALVVGLRAYVAKNGFKSVLIGLSGGIDSSLVAAIACDAVGAQNVYGVSMPSKYSSDHSKDDAAELARRTGLNYRTVAIEPMFDAYMGALGLTGLAEENLQSRLRGTLLMAVSNQEGHIVLAPGNKSELAVGYSTLYGDSVGAYGPIKDVYKTSIFRLAEWRNRAARERGQTPPIPENSITKPPSAELRPGQVDTDSLPDYPVLDAILDLYVDQDRGADEIVAAGYDRALVTKTLRMVDTAEYKRRQYPPGTKISAKGFGKDRRLPITNGWRESV, from the coding sequence GTGCCTCAACTACGTCTCGCCCTGAACCAGATCGACTCGAGCGTCGGCGACCTCGCCGGGAACACCGAGTCGATCGTCCGCTGGACCCGGCACTCCGCCGAGCAGGGAGCGCATCTCGTGGCGTTCCCGGAGATGGCGCTCACCGGGTACCCCGTCGAGGACCTGGCCCTCAGGCCGTCCTTCGTGGAGGCCTCCCGGGCGGCGCTGCGGAGCCTTGCCGTCCGCTTGGCCGACGAGGGTTTCGGCGAGCTGCCGGTGATCGTCGGCTACCTGGACCGCTGCGCGACCGCCCAGCCGAAGTACGGCCAGCCGGCCGGCGCGCCGCAGAACGCGGGGGCGGTGCTGTACGGCGGCGAGGTCGTCCTGAACTTCGCCAAGCACCACCTGCCGAACTACGGCGTCTTCGACGAGTTCCGCTACTTCGTGCCCGGCGACAGCATGCCGGTCCTGCGCGTGCACGGCGTGGATGTCGCCCTGGCCATCTGCGAGGACCTCTGGCAGGACGGCGGCCGTGTCCCCGCGGCGCGTTCGGCGCGGGCGGGCCTGCTGGTCTCGATCAACGCCTCGCCCTACGAGCGCAACAAGGACGACACGCGTCTGGAGCTGGTCCGCAAGCGGGCCCAGGAGGCCGGCTGCACCACGGCGTACCTCGCCATGATCGGCGGCCAGGACGAGCTGGTGTTCGACGGCGACTCGATCGTCGTGGACAGGCACGGCGAGGTCGTGGCGCGGGCGCCGCAGTTCGCCGAGGGCTGCGTCGTCCTGGACCTGGACCTGCCGGCGGCGTCGGCGGACGCGCCGACCGGCGTGGTGGACGACGGCCTGCGCATCGACCGCGTGGTGCTGTCGGAGGAGCCCCTGGCACCGTACGAGCCCGAGCTCACCGGGGGCTACGCGGACCGCCTGGACGACGACGAGGAGGTCTACTCGGCGCTGGTCGTGGGCCTGCGGGCGTACGTCGCGAAGAACGGCTTCAAGTCGGTCCTGATCGGCCTGTCGGGCGGCATCGACTCCTCGCTGGTCGCGGCGATCGCGTGCGACGCGGTGGGCGCGCAGAACGTGTACGGCGTGTCGATGCCGTCGAAGTACTCCTCGGACCACTCCAAGGACGACGCGGCGGAACTGGCCCGCCGCACCGGCCTGAACTACCGCACGGTCGCCATCGAGCCGATGTTCGACGCGTACATGGGCGCGCTGGGCCTGACGGGCCTGGCGGAGGAGAACCTCCAGTCCCGCCTGCGCGGCACGCTGCTCATGGCCGTCTCCAACCAGGAGGGCCACATCGTCCTGGCCCCCGGCAACAAGTCGGAACTGGCGGTCGGCTACTCCACGCTCTACGGCGACTCGGTCGGTGCCTACGGCCCCATCAAGGACGTCTACAAGACGTCGATCTTCCGCCTGGCCGAGTGGCGCAACCGGGCCGCCCGCGAGCGCGGCCAGACCCCGCCGATCCCCGAGAACTCCATCACCAAGCCCCCGAGCGCGGAGCTCCGCCCCGGACAGGTCGACACGGACTCGCTCCCCGACTACCCGGTGCTGGACGCGATCCTCGACCTGTACGTCGACCAGGACCGGGGCGCCGACGAGATCGTCGCGGCCGGTTACGACCGGGCGCTGGTCACGAAGACCCTGCGCATGGTCGACACGGCCGAGTACAAGCGACGGCAGTACCCGCCGGGCACGAAGATCTCGGCGAAGGGCTTCGGAAAGGACCGCCGACTGCCGATCACGAACGGGTGGCGGGAGTCGGTCTGA
- a CDS encoding CGNR zinc finger domain-containing protein — protein MDFTFVSGNAALDLAGTVLSRRADPVDLLAAPADLERWVAACEELPDRVTADRAAFESALSLREAIYRLALDRLLGRRFDPGSLDVVNGTAAGPVCTVRLSDAGLHRSGDLPAALSQLARTGIAVLADPHAFLKECGRPDCTRIYLDRSRGARRTWCGMEECGNRVKAAAYRARRRGAA, from the coding sequence GTGGACTTCACGTTCGTGAGCGGCAACGCGGCGCTCGACCTCGCCGGCACCGTCCTGTCACGCCGAGCCGACCCCGTGGACCTCCTGGCCGCGCCCGCGGACCTGGAGCGGTGGGTGGCCGCATGCGAGGAGCTCCCGGACCGGGTGACGGCCGACAGGGCAGCCTTCGAATCCGCACTGTCGCTGCGGGAGGCGATCTACCGACTGGCTCTCGACCGCCTGCTCGGCCGCCGCTTCGACCCGGGCAGCCTCGACGTCGTCAACGGCACGGCCGCCGGGCCGGTGTGCACGGTCAGGCTCAGCGACGCGGGACTGCACAGATCGGGAGACCTCCCCGCGGCACTCTCCCAACTGGCCCGAACGGGCATCGCCGTACTCGCCGACCCCCACGCCTTTCTCAAGGAGTGCGGCCGGCCCGACTGCACCCGCATCTACCTCGACCGTTCACGGGGCGCGCGGCGCACGTGGTGCGGGATGGAGGAGTGCGGCAACCGGGTCAAGGCAGCGGCCTATCGGGCACGGAGACGGGGCGCTGCCTGA
- a CDS encoding haloacid dehalogenase type II, producing the protein MTEIRDIEVVVFDVLGTLVDGPRGLRAAIREAAPRCDEAAADDLLTVWQQHCELEQRRIRQGFRAYVDTEAIDAEAARRVAGRAGLSDPATIARLATAGRRLPPWPDSVAGLERLAQRFPLVGLSDAGRTALLHLNAHAGLRWHQALSAEAVQAYKPAPEVYRLAVDAAGCPPERVLMVAAHAWDLRGAQAVGMRTAYVERPVGDPPTSADAFDWRFDELDGLVTSLTRGQVASG; encoded by the coding sequence GTGACCGAGATCCGCGACATCGAGGTCGTCGTCTTCGACGTCCTCGGCACGCTCGTCGACGGGCCCAGGGGGCTTCGAGCGGCGATTCGCGAAGCCGCACCCAGGTGCGACGAGGCGGCTGCCGACGACCTGCTCACCGTGTGGCAACAGCACTGCGAGCTGGAACAGCGACGCATCCGGCAAGGGTTCCGCGCGTACGTCGACACCGAGGCCATCGACGCGGAGGCCGCGCGGCGCGTGGCCGGCCGGGCCGGACTCTCCGACCCCGCGACCATCGCCCGGTTGGCCACGGCGGGTCGGCGGCTGCCGCCCTGGCCCGACTCCGTCGCCGGTCTCGAACGGCTCGCGCAGCGGTTCCCCCTGGTCGGGCTCTCCGACGCCGGTCGCACGGCGCTGCTGCACCTCAACGCACACGCCGGACTGCGCTGGCACCAGGCCCTGTCCGCCGAAGCCGTCCAGGCGTACAAGCCGGCGCCGGAGGTCTACCGGCTCGCCGTCGACGCCGCCGGATGTCCACCGGAACGCGTCCTCATGGTGGCCGCCCACGCCTGGGACCTCCGTGGGGCGCAGGCGGTCGGCATGCGGACCGCCTATGTCGAGCGGCCGGTCGGGGATCCGCCGACGAGCGCCGATGCCTTCGACTGGCGGTTCGACGAACTCGACGGGCTGGTCACCTCCCTGACAAGGGGTCAGGTAGCGTCGGGCTGA
- a CDS encoding O-methyltransferase: protein MTERGVPDRVVVAERMAAEAGFTKSCIPEVGRLLRLAVAAKPGGVVAESGTGSGVGTAWLHSGLGAGARLVTVERDEELARRAAGVFADDDRVSVLTGDWRLLERHAPFDVFFCDGGGKRDAPERVVELLAPGGLLVLDDFTPSADWPPRFEGEVDELRLFYLTHPSLDATEVLTTPASSAVVAARRV from the coding sequence ATGACGGAGCGTGGGGTTCCGGACCGTGTGGTGGTCGCGGAGCGGATGGCCGCCGAGGCGGGGTTCACGAAGAGCTGCATCCCCGAAGTGGGCCGGCTGCTCAGGCTGGCCGTCGCCGCCAAGCCCGGCGGGGTCGTCGCCGAGAGCGGCACCGGCTCGGGTGTGGGCACCGCCTGGCTGCACAGCGGCCTGGGGGCCGGTGCACGTCTCGTCACCGTGGAGCGGGACGAGGAGCTGGCCCGGCGAGCGGCCGGTGTCTTCGCGGACGACGACCGCGTCAGCGTGCTGACCGGTGACTGGCGGCTGCTCGAGCGGCACGCCCCGTTCGACGTCTTCTTCTGCGACGGCGGCGGCAAGCGGGACGCCCCCGAACGGGTCGTCGAGCTGCTGGCACCCGGCGGCCTTCTCGTCCTGGACGACTTCACCCCGTCGGCCGACTGGCCGCCCCGGTTCGAAGGCGAGGTGGACGAGCTCCGGCTCTTCTACCTCACCCACCCGAGCCTGGACGCCACCGAGGTCCTCACCACGCCCGCCAGTTCGGCGGTCGTCGCGGCACGCCGCGTCTGA